In one Pseudomonas fitomaticsae genomic region, the following are encoded:
- the rsmD gene encoding 16S rRNA (guanine(966)-N(2))-methyltransferase RsmD, whose protein sequence is MASPKKPVQKLHNGVNQLRIIGGEWRSRKLSFPDAPGLRPTPDRVRETLFNWLAPYVAGAKVLDPFAGSGALFLEALSRGAAMGQALDASHVAVSSLKEHLGTLRCTNGHVQTADALRYLETQTATAFDLVFLDPPFNQNLLPAVCALLEERQWLADDSWIYTESETAPSTLGLPGNWRLHREQKSGRVYYALWQRMAVIAG, encoded by the coding sequence ATGGCCAGTCCAAAGAAACCTGTACAAAAACTGCACAACGGTGTGAACCAGTTGCGCATCATCGGCGGCGAATGGCGCAGCCGAAAGCTGAGCTTTCCTGATGCGCCGGGCCTGCGTCCGACGCCGGACCGGGTGCGCGAAACCCTGTTCAACTGGCTCGCGCCCTATGTCGCCGGGGCCAAGGTGCTCGATCCGTTCGCCGGCAGCGGCGCGTTGTTTCTGGAAGCGCTGTCCCGTGGCGCGGCCATGGGTCAGGCGCTGGATGCCAGCCACGTCGCGGTCTCCAGCCTGAAAGAACACCTCGGCACGCTGCGCTGCACCAACGGCCACGTGCAGACCGCCGATGCGCTGCGCTATCTGGAAACACAGACCGCGACCGCGTTTGACCTGGTATTCCTCGACCCGCCGTTCAACCAGAACCTGCTGCCCGCCGTGTGCGCGCTGCTGGAAGAGCGCCAATGGCTGGCCGACGATTCGTGGATCTACACTGAAAGCGAAACCGCGCCATCGACCCTCGGCCTGCCGGGCAACTGGCGCCTGCACCGCGAGCAAAAATCCGGGCGGGTGTACTACGCGTTGTGGCAACGTATGGCAGTGATCGCCGGTTAA
- a CDS encoding DUF423 domain-containing protein, giving the protein MLRSFLMLAAFFGFTGVGLGAFAAHGLKNRLTPEYLAIFHTGVTYQLVHALALFGVALLATQLQGRLVAWAGISFTVGILLFSGSLYLLTTIGIGKLGIITPFGGLAFLIGWLCLGLAAWRLQPTA; this is encoded by the coding sequence ATGCTGCGTAGCTTTCTGATGCTGGCTGCCTTCTTTGGTTTCACCGGTGTCGGCCTCGGCGCATTCGCCGCCCATGGTCTGAAAAACCGCCTGACCCCGGAGTACCTGGCGATCTTCCACACCGGCGTCACCTACCAACTGGTGCATGCGCTGGCGCTGTTCGGTGTGGCGCTGCTGGCCACCCAGCTTCAGGGGCGGCTGGTCGCCTGGGCCGGCATCTCGTTCACTGTCGGCATCCTGCTGTTCTCCGGCAGCCTGTACCTGCTGACCACCATCGGCATCGGCAAGCTCGGCATCATCACCCCGTTCGGCGGCCTGGCGTTCCTGATCGGCTGGCTGTGCCTCGGACTCGCCGCCTGGCGCCTGCAGCCAACCGCTTGA
- the rpoH gene encoding RNA polymerase sigma factor RpoH, with product MSNSLQPAYALVPGANLEAYVHTVNSIPLLTPEQERELAESLYYEQDLGAARQMVLAHLRFVVHIARSYSGYGLAQADLIQEGNVGLMKAVKRFNPEMGVRLVSFAVHWIKAEIHEFILRNWRIVKVATTKAQRKLFFNLRSQKKRLAWLNNEEVHRVAESLGVEPREVREMESRLTGHDMAFDPAAEADDDSAFQSPANYLEDHRYDPARQLEDADWSDNSNHNLHEALEVLDERSRDILYQRWLAEEKATLHDLAQKYNVSAERIRQLEKSAMNKLKLSIAA from the coding sequence ATGTCCAATTCTTTGCAACCTGCGTATGCATTGGTTCCAGGCGCAAACCTGGAAGCCTACGTGCACACCGTCAACAGCATTCCATTGCTGACGCCGGAGCAGGAGCGTGAACTGGCCGAGAGTCTCTACTATGAGCAGGATCTGGGGGCGGCTCGGCAGATGGTGCTCGCCCACCTGCGGTTTGTCGTACACATCGCCCGTAGCTATTCCGGCTACGGTCTGGCTCAGGCTGACCTGATCCAGGAAGGTAACGTCGGCCTGATGAAGGCCGTGAAGCGTTTCAACCCGGAAATGGGCGTGCGTCTGGTGTCCTTTGCGGTGCACTGGATCAAGGCCGAGATTCACGAGTTCATCCTGCGCAACTGGCGGATCGTGAAAGTCGCGACCACCAAGGCCCAGCGCAAGCTGTTCTTCAACCTGCGCAGCCAGAAGAAACGTCTGGCCTGGCTGAACAACGAGGAAGTCCACCGTGTGGCGGAAAGCCTCGGCGTCGAGCCGCGTGAAGTGCGTGAGATGGAAAGTCGCCTGACCGGCCATGACATGGCCTTCGACCCGGCTGCGGAAGCGGACGACGACAGCGCTTTCCAGTCGCCGGCCAATTATCTGGAAGACCACCGGTACGACCCGGCGCGTCAACTGGAAGATGCCGACTGGAGCGACAACTCCAATCACAACCTGCACGAAGCGCTGGAAGTGCTGGACGAACGCAGTCGCGACATCCTCTATCAGCGCTGGCTGGCAGAAGAGAAAGCCACGCTGCACGACCTGGCGCAGAAGTACAACGTGTCGGCCGAGCGGATCCGTCAGCTCGAGAAGAGCGCGATGAACAAGCTCAAGTTGTCGATTGCCGCTTAA
- the ftsX gene encoding permease-like cell division protein FtsX yields MSATRSPKVSERVAPKAADPQPPKKKKHDDDDGPDFATLFRAWIESHRASWIDSLRRLGKQPIGSFFTCMVMAVALSLPMGLSLLLSNVERLGGSWQRAAQISLYLELEASPAQGEALRDQIKGMPGVADAEYVGRDQALEEFQQQSGLGEALRELPENPLPGVVLVTPNEVDKSTLEALRQKLSELPKVQQAQLDLVWVERLAAILKLGDRFVFGLTVLLVSALLLVIGNTIRLHIENRRTEIEVIKLVGGTDSYVRRPFLYMGALYGFGAGLLSWGVLAFGLNWLNDAVVGLAGLYGSDFALAGVPVADGLSLLLGAVLLGYIGAWIAVARHLRELAPK; encoded by the coding sequence ATGAGTGCGACACGTAGTCCGAAGGTTTCCGAGCGCGTGGCCCCGAAGGCCGCCGATCCGCAACCGCCAAAGAAGAAAAAGCACGACGATGACGACGGCCCGGATTTCGCCACGCTGTTCCGTGCCTGGATCGAAAGCCATCGCGCCAGCTGGATAGACAGCTTGCGCCGTCTCGGCAAGCAGCCGATCGGCAGCTTCTTCACCTGCATGGTGATGGCGGTTGCGCTGAGCCTGCCGATGGGTCTTTCGCTGTTGCTGAGCAACGTCGAGCGTCTGGGCGGCTCGTGGCAGCGCGCGGCGCAGATCTCGCTGTATCTGGAACTTGAAGCGAGTCCGGCTCAGGGCGAAGCGTTGCGTGATCAGATCAAAGGCATGCCGGGCGTAGCTGATGCTGAATATGTCGGCCGCGACCAGGCGCTGGAAGAGTTCCAGCAGCAGTCCGGCTTGGGCGAAGCCCTGCGCGAGCTGCCGGAAAACCCACTGCCGGGCGTTGTGCTGGTGACGCCGAACGAGGTCGACAAATCGACCCTGGAAGCATTAAGACAAAAACTTTCCGAGCTGCCCAAGGTACAACAGGCGCAACTTGATCTAGTCTGGGTCGAGCGTCTGGCTGCCATCCTCAAGCTCGGCGACCGTTTCGTGTTCGGTCTGACGGTGTTGCTGGTTTCTGCATTACTTTTGGTGATAGGCAATACCATTCGTCTTCATATTGAAAACCGCCGCACCGAGATAGAAGTGATTAAACTCGTCGGCGGCACCGACAGCTATGTGCGTCGTCCCTTCCTTTATATGGGCGCGCTGTATGGTTTCGGTGCGGGGCTGCTGTCCTGGGGTGTATTGGCGTTCGGCCTGAACTGGCTGAACGACGCGGTGGTCGGGCTCGCCGGCTTGTACGGCAGTGATTTCGCACTGGCCGGTGTGCCAGTTGCCGACGGTCTGTCGCTCTTGCTTGGCGCGGTGCTGTTGGGTTATATCGGTGCATGGATTGCAGTCGCACGTCATCTCAGGGAGCTGGCGCCGAAGTAG
- the trmB gene encoding tRNA (guanosine(46)-N7)-methyltransferase TrmB, translating to MTESNDTPIQTEEGDERQHRRIKSFVMRAGRMTEGQQRGLDQGAPKFVLPLADAPVDYDQVFGRCAPRSLEIGFGMGHSLLEMAAAAPEQDFIGVEVHRPGVGALLNGVLTQGLTNLRVYDCDAIEVLNRCIADNSLDRLMLFFPDPWHKSRHHKRRIVQASFAELVRSKLKVGGILHMATDWEPYAEYMLEVMNVAPGYRNLAEDGKCVPRPAERPITKFERRGERLGHGVWDLKFEKQS from the coding sequence ATGACTGAATCGAACGACACGCCAATCCAGACGGAAGAAGGCGACGAGCGCCAACACCGCCGCATCAAGAGTTTCGTGATGCGCGCCGGGCGCATGACCGAAGGCCAGCAGCGCGGCCTGGATCAGGGCGCGCCGAAGTTCGTCCTGCCGCTGGCCGATGCGCCGGTGGATTACGACCAGGTGTTCGGCCGCTGCGCGCCGCGTTCGCTGGAGATCGGTTTCGGCATGGGCCACTCGCTGCTGGAAATGGCCGCCGCTGCGCCGGAACAGGATTTCATCGGTGTCGAGGTTCACCGTCCGGGTGTCGGCGCGCTGCTCAACGGCGTGCTGACTCAGGGCCTGACCAACCTGCGGGTCTACGATTGCGACGCGATCGAAGTGCTCAACCGCTGCATCGCCGATAACAGCCTCGATCGCCTGATGCTGTTCTTCCCGGATCCGTGGCACAAGAGCCGTCACCACAAGCGCCGCATCGTTCAGGCGTCCTTCGCTGAGCTGGTGCGCAGCAAGCTGAAGGTTGGCGGCATCCTGCACATGGCCACCGACTGGGAACCGTACGCCGAATACATGCTGGAAGTGATGAACGTCGCCCCGGGCTATCGCAACCTCGCCGAAGACGGCAAGTGCGTGCCACGCCCGGCCGAACGGCCGATCACCAAGTTCGAACGCCGCGGCGAACGTCTTGGGCATGGCGTGTGGGATTTGAAGTTCGAGAAGCAGTCCTGA
- the thiS gene encoding sulfur carrier protein ThiS, whose amino-acid sequence MRIQLNGESFELPDGETVAALLTRLDLTGRRVAVELNLDIVPRSLHADTTLNDGDNVEVVHAIGGG is encoded by the coding sequence ATGCGCATTCAGTTGAACGGTGAATCCTTTGAACTGCCCGACGGTGAAACCGTTGCGGCCCTGCTGACCCGTCTGGATCTGACCGGACGCCGCGTCGCGGTCGAGCTCAATCTGGATATCGTCCCGCGCAGCCTGCATGCCGACACCACTTTGAACGACGGCGACAACGTCGAAGTCGTGCACGCGATCGGCGGCGGCTGA
- a CDS encoding M16 family metallopeptidase, whose protein sequence is MSERKTPRLLLGLIAVAIIGSAAFYLVPSDNTKASEALDNAKSSQKLQSLAELDGKAPASRRLDVQTWNTAEGAKVLFVEARELPMFDMRLIFSAGSSQDGNAPGLALLTNAMLNEGVAGKDVGAIAQGFEGLGADFGNGAYKDMAIASLRSLSAADKREPALKLFSEVVGKPTFPADSFARIKNQMLAGFEYQKQNPGKLASLELMKRLYGNHPYAHSSDGNAQSVPKITLAQLREFHAKAYAAGNVVIALVGDLSRSEAEAIANQVSAALPKGPALAKVEQPTEPKAGIGHIEFPSKQTNLMIAQLGIDRDDPDYAALSMGNQILGGGGFGTRLMSEVREKRGLTYGVYSAFSPMQARGPFMINLQTRAEMSEGTLKLVQDVLADYLKTGPTQKELDDAKRELAGSFPLSTASNADIVGQLGAMGFYNLPLSYLDDFMRQSQSLTVEQVRDVLNKHLSTDKLVIVSAGPTVPQKPLPAPSDKPAEQPLGVPEH, encoded by the coding sequence ATGAGTGAGCGCAAAACCCCACGCCTGCTGCTCGGCCTGATCGCCGTGGCCATCATCGGCTCCGCTGCGTTCTATCTGGTACCGAGCGACAACACCAAGGCCAGCGAAGCGCTGGACAACGCCAAGTCCAGTCAGAAGCTGCAATCGCTGGCCGAACTCGACGGCAAGGCCCCGGCCAGCCGCAGGCTCGACGTGCAGACCTGGAACACTGCCGAAGGCGCCAAGGTGCTGTTCGTCGAGGCTCGCGAACTGCCGATGTTCGACATGCGCCTGATCTTCTCCGCCGGCAGCAGCCAGGACGGCAACGCGCCGGGCCTGGCCCTGCTGACCAACGCCATGCTCAACGAAGGCGTGGCGGGCAAGGATGTCGGCGCCATCGCTCAGGGCTTTGAAGGCCTGGGCGCGGATTTCGGCAACGGCGCCTATAAAGACATGGCCATCGCTTCGCTGCGCAGCCTCAGTGCTGCTGACAAACGCGAGCCGGCGCTGAAGCTGTTCTCGGAAGTGGTGGGCAAACCGACCTTCCCGGCCGATTCCTTCGCGCGCATCAAGAACCAGATGCTCGCCGGTTTCGAGTACCAGAAACAGAACCCCGGCAAACTCGCCAGCCTGGAGTTGATGAAGCGTCTGTACGGCAATCACCCGTACGCCCATTCCAGCGACGGCAACGCGCAAAGCGTGCCGAAGATCACGCTGGCGCAACTGCGTGAGTTCCACGCCAAGGCCTATGCGGCCGGCAACGTGGTGATCGCGCTGGTGGGCGATCTGTCCCGCAGCGAAGCCGAGGCGATTGCCAATCAGGTCTCCGCTGCACTGCCAAAAGGCCCGGCGCTGGCGAAAGTCGAGCAACCGACCGAGCCGAAAGCCGGCATCGGCCACATCGAGTTTCCGTCGAAGCAGACCAACCTGATGATTGCGCAACTGGGCATCGACCGTGACGACCCGGACTACGCCGCGCTGTCGATGGGCAATCAGATCCTCGGTGGCGGTGGTTTCGGCACCCGGCTGATGAGCGAAGTCCGCGAGAAGCGCGGCCTGACCTACGGCGTGTATTCGGCATTCAGCCCGATGCAGGCTCGCGGCCCGTTCATGATCAACCTGCAGACCCGCGCGGAAATGAGCGAAGGCACCCTGAAACTGGTGCAGGACGTGCTCGCCGACTACCTCAAGACCGGCCCGACCCAGAAAGAACTCGACGACGCCAAGCGCGAACTGGCCGGCAGCTTCCCGCTGTCCACCGCGAGCAACGCCGATATCGTCGGTCAACTGGGTGCCATGGGTTTCTACAACCTGCCGCTGAGTTATCTGGACGACTTCATGCGTCAGTCCCAGAGCCTGACGGTCGAGCAGGTTCGCGACGTTCTGAACAAACACTTGAGCACGGATAAACTGGTCATCGTCAGCGCTGGCCCGACCGTGCCGCAAAAGCCGTTACCGGCCCCATCTGATAAACCTGCCGAGCAGCCGCTCGGGGTTCCGGAGCATTAA
- a CDS encoding M16 family metallopeptidase, which translates to MNALARRAAGLLLSTVCLPLSALAADPQPTHEFTLDNGLKVVVREDHRAPVVVSQVWYKVGSSYETPGQTGLSHALEHMMFKGSEKVGPGEASLILRDLGAEENAFTSDDFTAYYQVLARDRLGVAFELEADRMANLRLPADEFAKEIEVIKEERRLRTDDKPMSKAYERYKAMAYPASGYHTPTIGWMADLERMKIDELRHWYQSWYVPNNATLVVVGDVTPDEVKTLAQRYFGPIPKLDVPPAKKPLELAEPGERQITLHVQTQLPSLMLGFNVPSIATAEDKRSVNALRLISALLDGGYSGRIPTHLERGEELVSGGSSSYDAYTRGDSLFTLSATPNTQKKKTMAQAEAGLWKLLEQLKTTAPSAEELERVRAQVIAGLVFERDSITSQATAIGQLETVGLSWKLMDTELADLESVTPQDIQNAARLYFTRERLSVAHVLPLETTHE; encoded by the coding sequence ATGAATGCTCTAGCCCGCCGCGCCGCAGGCCTGCTGCTCAGCACAGTCTGCCTGCCACTTTCGGCCCTGGCGGCCGACCCGCAACCGACCCACGAATTCACCCTCGACAACGGCCTGAAGGTCGTCGTTCGCGAAGACCATCGCGCACCGGTGGTGGTCTCGCAGGTCTGGTACAAGGTCGGTTCCAGCTACGAAACCCCGGGCCAGACCGGTCTGTCCCATGCTCTCGAGCACATGATGTTCAAGGGCAGCGAGAAGGTCGGCCCCGGCGAAGCCTCACTGATCCTGCGCGATCTCGGCGCCGAAGAGAACGCGTTCACCAGCGACGACTTCACCGCTTATTACCAGGTGCTGGCCCGCGACCGTCTGGGCGTGGCCTTCGAACTGGAAGCCGACCGCATGGCCAACCTGCGCCTGCCGGCCGACGAGTTCGCCAAGGAAATCGAAGTCATCAAGGAAGAGCGCCGCCTGCGCACCGATGACAAGCCGATGTCCAAGGCTTACGAGCGCTACAAGGCCATGGCCTACCCGGCCAGCGGTTATCACACGCCGACCATCGGCTGGATGGCTGACCTTGAGCGGATGAAAATCGACGAGCTGCGTCACTGGTACCAGTCCTGGTACGTGCCGAACAACGCCACGCTGGTGGTGGTCGGCGACGTGACCCCGGACGAGGTGAAGACCCTCGCCCAGCGCTACTTCGGGCCGATCCCGAAACTCGACGTGCCGCCGGCGAAAAAGCCGCTGGAACTGGCCGAGCCCGGCGAGCGCCAGATCACCCTGCACGTGCAGACCCAACTGCCGAGCCTGATGCTCGGTTTCAACGTCCCGAGCATCGCCACCGCCGAAGACAAACGCTCGGTCAACGCCTTGCGCCTGATTTCGGCGTTGCTGGATGGCGGCTACAGCGGTCGCATCCCGACCCATCTGGAGCGCGGCGAAGAGCTGGTGTCCGGCGGCTCGTCGAGCTACGACGCCTACACCCGCGGTGACAGTCTGTTCACCCTGTCGGCCACGCCGAACACCCAGAAGAAAAAGACCATGGCCCAGGCTGAAGCCGGCCTGTGGAAGCTGCTGGAACAACTGAAAACCACCGCACCGTCCGCCGAAGAGCTGGAGCGCGTACGTGCTCAGGTCATCGCCGGCCTGGTCTTCGAGCGCGACTCGATCACCAGTCAGGCCACCGCCATCGGCCAGCTGGAGACCGTCGGTCTGTCGTGGAAACTGATGGACACCGAACTGGCCGACCTGGAAAGCGTCACCCCGCAAGACATCCAGAACGCCGCCAGGCTGTATTTCACCCGCGAACGTCTCAGCGTCGCCCACGTCCTGCCACTGGAGACGACTCATGAGTGA
- the mtgA gene encoding monofunctional biosynthetic peptidoglycan transglycosylase has translation MLRLFLRRFTKALLWFAGGSVLLVLVFRFVPPPGTALMVERKIESWIDGEPIDLQRTWKPWDEISDDLKVAVIAGEDQKFPEHWGFDLSAIKAALAHNELGGSIRGASTLSQQVSKNLFLWSGRSYLRKGLEAWFTALIEVFWPKQRILEVYLNSVEWDDGVFGAEAAARHHFGVGARSLSRQQASYLAAVLPNPRVWSASHPTAYVSRRAGWIRQQMSQLGGDSYLLTLNDSRRAPWAQ, from the coding sequence ATGCTGCGTTTATTTCTCCGTCGTTTCACGAAGGCCCTGCTCTGGTTCGCGGGCGGCAGCGTATTGCTGGTGTTGGTGTTTCGCTTCGTGCCGCCACCGGGCACGGCGCTGATGGTCGAGCGCAAGATCGAATCCTGGATCGACGGCGAGCCGATCGATCTGCAACGCACCTGGAAGCCGTGGGACGAGATCTCCGATGACCTGAAGGTCGCGGTGATTGCCGGCGAAGACCAGAAATTCCCCGAGCACTGGGGTTTTGACCTGAGTGCGATCAAGGCCGCACTGGCCCACAACGAACTCGGCGGCTCGATCCGTGGCGCCAGCACCCTGAGCCAGCAAGTGTCGAAGAACCTGTTTCTGTGGTCGGGCCGCAGCTATCTGCGCAAAGGCCTGGAGGCCTGGTTCACCGCGCTGATCGAAGTGTTCTGGCCCAAGCAGCGGATTCTCGAGGTGTACCTGAACAGCGTCGAGTGGGACGACGGCGTATTCGGCGCCGAAGCGGCGGCAAGGCATCACTTTGGCGTAGGCGCCAGGTCGCTGTCCCGGCAGCAGGCGAGTTATCTGGCGGCTGTGCTGCCGAATCCCCGGGTCTGGAGCGCCAGCCACCCAACCGCTTACGTGTCACGCCGTGCCGGATGGATTCGCCAACAGATGAGCCAGTTGGGTGGCGACAGCTATTTGCTGACACTCAATGATTCGCGCCGCGCGCCCTGGGCTCAATGA
- the ftsY gene encoding signal recognition particle-docking protein FtsY, which produces MFGSNDDKKTPAAAGEKKSLFGWLRKKPQEPVVEQPTAIPEPAPAPAPVIEEAPAPVVLPIAEPVLQSVAEAEPEAPAAAELPLTPTSEPWLTLPVAEEPVALVEEAAPHVTPPIPAPVAFTPESVPAPVVEAASVIPESVVAAPVAPIVEAPEPAPAPAPAPAPVAEAPVAPVEIQVETPVEAPRTEETKAGFFARLKQGLSKTSASIGEGMASLFLGKKAIDDDLLDDLETRLLTADVGVEATSVIIQRLTQKVARKELADSDALYKSLQAELAAMLKPVEQPLKIASQNKPFVILVVGVNGAGKTTTIGKLAKKLQLEGKKVMLAAGDTFRAAAVEQLQVWGERNKIPVIAQHTGADSASVIFDAVQAAKARGIDVLIADTAGRLHTKDNLMEELKKVRRVIGKLDADAPHEVLLVLDAGTGQNAINQAKQFNQTVELTGLALTKLDGTAKGGVIFALAKQFGLPIRYIGVGEGIDDLRTFEAEPFVQALFAERERS; this is translated from the coding sequence ATGTTTGGTTCCAACGACGACAAGAAGACCCCAGCTGCGGCTGGCGAGAAGAAAAGCCTGTTCGGATGGCTGCGCAAGAAACCGCAGGAACCCGTCGTCGAACAGCCGACTGCCATTCCTGAGCCAGCCCCTGCGCCCGCTCCCGTAATAGAAGAAGCGCCGGCACCGGTCGTGCTGCCGATCGCCGAGCCGGTGCTGCAATCGGTGGCAGAGGCCGAGCCTGAAGCGCCGGCTGCCGCCGAACTGCCGCTGACCCCGACCAGCGAGCCGTGGCTGACCTTGCCAGTGGCGGAAGAGCCGGTGGCGCTGGTTGAAGAGGCTGCACCGCATGTTACGCCGCCGATTCCTGCGCCGGTTGCGTTCACCCCCGAGTCTGTTCCGGCGCCGGTGGTGGAAGCCGCTTCCGTCATTCCAGAGTCCGTGGTTGCTGCCCCGGTTGCTCCGATTGTTGAAGCGCCCGAGCCTGCACCTGCACCTGCACCTGCACCTGCACCGGTCGCCGAAGCGCCAGTCGCTCCTGTGGAAATCCAGGTTGAAACCCCGGTCGAGGCCCCGCGCACCGAAGAAACCAAGGCCGGCTTCTTCGCCCGTCTCAAGCAGGGCCTGTCCAAGACCAGCGCCAGTATCGGCGAGGGCATGGCCAGTCTGTTCCTCGGCAAGAAAGCCATCGATGACGATCTGCTCGACGATCTCGAAACCCGCCTGCTGACTGCCGACGTCGGCGTCGAGGCGACTTCGGTGATCATCCAGCGCCTGACCCAGAAGGTCGCGCGTAAAGAGCTGGCCGATTCCGACGCCCTGTACAAATCCCTGCAGGCCGAGCTGGCCGCAATGCTCAAACCGGTCGAGCAGCCGCTGAAGATCGCTTCGCAGAACAAGCCGTTCGTGATTCTGGTGGTTGGCGTCAACGGCGCCGGCAAGACCACCACCATCGGCAAACTGGCGAAGAAACTGCAGCTGGAAGGCAAGAAAGTCATGCTCGCTGCCGGTGACACCTTCCGTGCTGCGGCTGTCGAGCAGTTGCAGGTCTGGGGCGAGCGCAACAAGATTCCGGTGATCGCCCAGCACACGGGCGCGGACTCGGCTTCGGTGATCTTCGACGCCGTGCAGGCCGCCAAGGCCCGTGGCATCGACGTGCTGATCGCCGACACCGCCGGTCGTCTGCACACCAAAGACAATCTGATGGAAGAACTGAAGAAGGTTCGCCGGGTGATCGGCAAGCTCGACGCCGATGCGCCGCACGAAGTGCTGCTGGTGCTCGACGCCGGCACCGGTCAGAACGCCATCAACCAGGCCAAGCAATTCAACCAGACCGTAGAACTGACCGGCCTGGCGCTGACCAAGCTCGACGGCACCGCCAAGGGCGGGGTGATTTTCGCCCTGGCCAAGCAGTTCGGCCTGCCGATCCGCTACATCGGCGTCGGTGAAGGCATCGACGATCTGCGTACCTTTGAAGCCGAACCCTTTGTCCAGGCACTGTTTGCCGAGCGGGAGCGTTCATGA
- the ftsE gene encoding cell division ATP-binding protein FtsE, translated as MIRFEQVGKRYPNGHVGLHELSFRVRRGEFLFVTGHSGAGKSTLLRLLLAMERPTSGKLLLAGQDLSTISNAQIPFLRRQIGVVFQNHQLLFDRTVFNNVALPLQILGLSKVEIAKRVDSALERVALSDKAELYPGDLSTGQQQRVGIARAIVHRPALLLADEPTGNLDPRLAAEIMGVFEDINRLGTSVLIASHDLALIARMRHRMLTLQRGRLIGDGEAGV; from the coding sequence ATGATTCGTTTCGAACAGGTCGGTAAGCGCTACCCGAACGGTCACGTCGGCTTGCATGAGCTGAGCTTTCGAGTCCGTCGCGGCGAGTTCCTGTTTGTCACCGGCCACTCCGGTGCCGGTAAATCCACGTTGTTGCGCCTGCTGCTGGCGATGGAACGTCCGACCAGTGGCAAACTGTTGCTGGCCGGGCAAGACCTGAGCACCATCAGCAATGCGCAGATTCCGTTCCTGCGTCGGCAGATCGGTGTGGTGTTCCAGAACCATCAACTGTTGTTCGATCGCACGGTGTTCAACAACGTCGCGCTGCCGTTGCAGATTCTCGGGCTGTCCAAGGTCGAAATTGCCAAGCGAGTCGATTCGGCGCTGGAGCGCGTGGCGCTGTCGGACAAGGCCGAGCTGTATCCAGGCGACCTGTCGACCGGTCAGCAACAGCGCGTCGGCATTGCCCGCGCCATCGTTCACCGTCCGGCCTTGCTGCTGGCGGACGAACCGACCGGTAACCTCGACCCGCGTCTGGCGGCCGAGATCATGGGCGTGTTCGAAGACATCAACCGTCTGGGCACCAGCGTGCTGATCGCCAGTCACGACCTGGCGCTGATCGCGCGCATGCGCCATCGCATGCTGACCCTGCAACGCGGCCGATTGATCGGCGACGGGGAGGCCGGCGTATGA
- a CDS encoding thiazole synthase — MSIVRSDKPFVLAGRTYQSRLLVGTGKYRDMEETRLAIEASGAEIVTFAVRRTNLGQIEGEPNLLEVLSPDRYTFLPNTAGCYDAVEAVRTCRLARELLDGHNLVKLEVLADQKTLFPNVIETLKAAEVLVKEGFDVMVYTSDDPIIARQLAEIGCIAVMPLAGLIGSGLGICNPYNLQIILEEAQIPVLVDAGVGTASDATISMELGCDAVLMNSAIAHAQQPIMMAEAMKHAIVAGRLAYLAGRMPKKLYASASSPLDGLIK, encoded by the coding sequence ATGAGCATCGTTCGTAGCGACAAGCCTTTCGTTCTGGCCGGTCGTACTTACCAGTCGCGTTTGCTGGTCGGTACCGGCAAGTACCGTGACATGGAAGAAACCCGCCTGGCCATCGAAGCCTCGGGTGCCGAGATCGTCACCTTCGCCGTGCGCCGCACCAACCTGGGCCAGATCGAAGGCGAGCCGAACCTGCTCGAAGTGCTGTCGCCGGATCGCTACACCTTCCTGCCGAACACCGCCGGCTGCTACGACGCGGTCGAGGCCGTGCGCACCTGCCGCCTGGCCCGTGAGCTGCTCGACGGCCACAACCTGGTGAAGCTGGAAGTGCTGGCCGACCAGAAAACCCTGTTCCCCAACGTGATCGAAACCCTCAAGGCCGCCGAAGTGCTGGTCAAGGAAGGCTTCGACGTGATGGTCTACACCAGCGACGACCCGATCATCGCCCGACAACTGGCGGAAATCGGCTGCATCGCGGTGATGCCGCTGGCCGGTCTGATCGGCTCGGGCCTGGGGATCTGCAATCCGTACAACCTGCAGATCATCCTCGAAGAAGCCCAGATCCCGGTGCTGGTGGATGCCGGTGTCGGCACCGCTTCCGACGCCACCATCTCGATGGAGCTGGGCTGTGACGCGGTGCTGATGAACTCGGCCATCGCCCACGCCCAGCAGCCGATCATGATGGCCGAAGCCATGAAACACGCGATCGTCGCGGGCCGCCTGGCCTACCTCGCCGGTCGCATGCCGAAAAAACTCTATGCCAGCGCCTCTTCGCCGCTGGATGGTCTGATCAAGTAA